The nucleotide window ATGTATCTCAAATCAGttatatttaatcaaagaaattacactCGTCGAAGATTTCTGCAGAGCAGCATGGATGAAACATTTGATCATGTCATAAATGATGATCCGTAAGCAAAGTCTTTTTACCTTGTTCGTGGATCTAGAAAAGAAAACATCACATGATTTAACGGAAAAATGGAACCAACAAGAAAtagatgaaaataaaacaaaacacgaTGATAATTACCGATGATTTTTCATGTATATAATACTGCTTTGAGTATTATGGTGTTTCCATTGCTGTATCCCGATCTCTAACATTAGATCAGAATCAATCCAATCATACACACAATTCTAGAtcgagggagagagagagagagagagagagagagagagagagagagagagagatgttaTTTTGGGGCTGCCGCCGTTGGTCCTTGTCAAGTGAACACAACCATTAATTTATAAGAAATTCAACAGAGGAGAGTTGTTGCCACTAGATTGCACGTTAGTGACATAATGCCACATGACATAGACCAATCCAATTGTGCCACgtgaaacaataattttttaaaacataaaaggaTGCGACACACACAAGGAGAATAATTCAATTGATACACGTGTCACAATTGAATTGGTCAATGTCATGTAATATTCGCAACATACTGTCCCTGAAATACAACCCTGTTTGATCACTCATGTGAAGCTCCTAACTTTGAATATCATTGCACTACATTAATTATTGcaatatcattttctttcataTAGATAAAAAGCATGTATTAAAATCAAATAGAGtacaacatatcaaaatcaaatacaatGGTTGTTCGTAACATTTGTAGTGAAGAAGAAGTTTGTCCttcatccccgtgagcttagctcagttggtagggatattgcatattatatgcaggagccggggttcgaaccccggacactccatttctccacaattaaattgtgtgagctctagccactaggctacttgaccaaaaaaagaagTTTGTCCTTCatctttaaaagaaataaaaaaagtgcgTCGTTCATCTTACCTAGAAAATATTTCGATGGTATGGCTTTAACATAGTAATCTTTGACACACATGAAATCCAAATGATGGAatgccaaataaaaataattaacttcCTCCACTTTCCTCTCCTAGCTAGACGAAATATTGTGGAAAAGGATACATAAATCCCTTGGCATAAAAAACTCAACACAAATATTAAGGAAAATCACAAAATTCTTCttaagttgattttttaatgataacaaatttATTTGAACGTAAGATCACAAAGATTTAGaagaacttaaaataaaatttgagatatttatagagataaaaaaattatttaactccGGAATTAATCTTCAAGATCCTTGGTTCCTTAAATTGGTTTTTATGCTCCTACACAATCATTCTAATTGTTTTTTgtcactttattttattttgtcacaAAGCTAAGAGAAATAAacggaaaataaaaagaagaaaaagagactAAAGTCTACTGAACCCAAGTTTCCGCGTAGTCTGCGACTAGGAGGTTTGATAAGCATGTTAGAGGATATCTACGAACTACAATCTCTAAAGTAGAAGAATCACCAAGTTTAGCTAGGAAATATGCACAACTCTTCTTCTCCGAGGGTGTGATCAATGGAAACCAGACAGTCAAGGTCGAGGAGATCCTAGATGTCTTGAATCAACGTAGCATACTCATGATTTCTCCTGTTCTTAGATTCTCCGACAGTGAGTTAGCCTGATTTCCTTTTGTTCATTTTAACTTTCTGGAGAGAAGGAGAATAAAATTGTAACAGAAAGAACGTGAATCTTTAATATGCAGTTATTGGTGATGATGCTACAATAGAAAAAATTGGACCTCCAGACAAAGTGATCAGTGCATTTGGTCCTGAAATGATTGGAGAAAATGTTGAAGGGAAAGTTCTTAGTTCAAATGTTGCAGAACATGAAGGGAGAGCTTACTATTAGAGCCTCCTCATATTTTCATTACTGCCACCGCTGCTGGCAACCGCCTATACTTGTTTGGTGTAACCGGTAATGGTATGTTTACTCATTCTCTTCTAAGTAGTTTTACAACATTCAGTCTGAACTGTCATAaacaaagtatttaaaaaaattacaaagttaacaaaaaataatcttaTGTCATCTTAATTGCAGGCCTTCAGTGGAAGAGACACTACAATGATTTGAAGAAGATATCTGACTCTTTTCGAGTTGTATAATTGGAATTTccaataaattgaaaatatgaaacTTTCTTATGTGTAGAATAGTGTTGTAATGCAGAAATTTCCCACTACTTTTCCTGATTGGGATTTCTGTGAATCAAGAGATCAAATATGTAAAGTCTATGTACCTTCAATATACCATAACAGTTTTGTAACATTGTTATGCTTAGGCAGGGTGGAGAGTAAATAAGTCTTATGAAGCTGACCACTCTTGGTTATTGCTTTTCGACCTGCTAAGTACTCACGAGATGCTATTCTTTCAGGCTTGATCACAAAAACTCTGTGATAATTAACAAGCttggttatataattaatatctTCTACAATTTAAAGGAAAgggtataatttttttgctaTTATGTTAAAGGGCATTGTCACGGGTCTCAGTAAAGACTTGCTGGTGATTATAAATGACCTATTAATGAAGAACCACCAGAAAAAATTGAACTCAAGGCAATCTATATTAAAATCTCTAATCTAAGCACAAGACGTGCCAAGATTATATAAATAAGGAACAATTACACTAACAAAGGAAGATAGTCACTTTAGTTGAACATCGATACCAAATCAACCAAAACAGAAAAACTTGTTATCTCCTACTACCACTAGGATCTAAAAACATTAAATAGCTTTCCCATCTGAACAATTATGCAGCCTAGGTAACACTTTGATAACAAAACTAGAAGAtttctttgatttatttgaCAGCCGATCATAACCACTAAGCCTTTAGCTAACTAACTCCTTGAAGCCTCCCAGGCTATATTATTGTGACTCACTACCAACACAGCTGCATTAACTCGGCTTCCATCCCCACAAAACCCGGCCTGTGCAAGAAGGCCGACCACTCAACCTCTGTTACAGTCATACAAAAACAGCTACTGCATAAAAATATTGCAGATCTGATCCATTAACTCAGTCTGCAAAACTAGCAGAAATGATTCCACAGCATGATAGGTAACTACATCAGGCCACAGCACAGTTTCAAGCCACCAGTAGTTTTTGCAGACCAATTAGCCGGCACCAAAACAGAAACGGCTCTTCCAGACCACGCCACAGCAGGAAACGTGTTATCTGCATATAACCCTTCATCAGCCTATCCACCTTTATCAGATACACACTAGCTTGACCAAAACTTGTGAAACAAAGCCTAGACATGCTAATGGGTTTAACATCCACCGCGTCAACGAAAACTTAAAACCCGGTGCTTTAGATTTCAACCAACTCTGATTTGTCTGTCACCTTCCAATACTCTGTAATATTCTCAACTAAAATAGATTTTATCCGAAACATGCCTTGATTCCTTTCTCTCCAAATGGACCTTGATTTTGGTTGGGACTCTATTTAATCTCATTGGCTACATTTAATTGTTCCTTGTCCCACTCTTTGTTGGAGTTATCTGTGTCAATCTTCATTGGCTTTCAACACTTCAGATGTGGCTTCACAGCACAGCTCCTTGCGCTCATCTAAATCACAGATCAAATAGCATATGTGATTATGAACTTTGGGAATATTAATGGAGGCAGCAACAACCGATTGGTCATGGCACGTTGCTTGGAGAATCAACAGCAGAGTTACTAAGGATGATTGAACTACACCCTGGTATCTTTTCAGATCCTCCATCAACCATGCTACTCCTTATCATTTCAGATTTCTCCCATTTTTCTGAAGCTGCGTAGATATTTGACAGAAGCACATTGTGCGAATTAACACATGCAGCAGAGTCTACACCGATCATCTTCATTACTTGTTCTGCCATTTTCATATCTGAATGAATCCAGCAAGCACCGATCATTGCCCCCAAAACTGTTTCATTAGGTTTCATTGGCATTCTTTTTATTAACTCATATGCCTCTTTTAACCTCCCTGCTCTTCCCAAGAGGTCAACCATGCATCCATAATGCCTGATGCCCATTTCAATTCCATATTCCTCCATTTTAGATATCACTTCCAATGCTTCGCTCACCAGACCTCCATGAGCACAAGCTGAGAGTACAGTAATAAACGTGACAGCATCAGGCCTTATATTGGACTCCTCCATCCTATCCAAATACTCAAGAACCTCATTGCATTGTCCATTGACGGCAAAACCCGCAATCATAGCATTCCAGCAGAAAACGTTTCTCTCATTACAACTTTCAAATACCAACCTTGCATTAACCAAGTCCCCACATTTTGCATACATGTCAATCAATCCACTCAAAACAAACTGGTTCACAGCTATTCCTTTACATTCTATCATGTGATGCATCTGTTTTCCAGCATCCAAGTCCCCAAGCTGAGCACAAGCAGATAAAACACTAACAACGGTGAACTCATCCGGCTCAAACCCATCGACTCCCATTTCTCCAAAAGCCTCCAATGCTTTCTCACCACATCCATTCTGTACATACCCAGCAATCATGGAATTCCAAATCTCCAAATTCCGAACCGGAATCCGTCGAAAAATCGCCTCAGCCTCCATAACATCACCCTTCTTGCAGTACCCACAAACCATAGATGACCAAACAAAATAATTCCTTTCAGGCATTAACTCAAAAACCTCTCTTGCATCTTCCATTTCCCCTTTCTTAGCATATCCATCAACCATCATAGTCCATATCACCACATCCTTCAACTCATACGGAACCTTATCAAAAAACTTCCTAGCAGTTAAAGTATCACCATTCCTAGCaaacccaccaatcatctgaCTCCAACTCACCCTCGTTTTCCCTGGCATTTCTTCAAACGCAAGTAACGCAGATTTAGCATCACCATTTCTCAAATAGCCACCAATCATTGCATTCCAGGTAACAGCATTTCTTTcatgcataaaatcaaacacCTTGCGTGCATCACAAACAACGCCACATTTTGCATATGCTGCAACAATGGCGGTTCCAATGAACACATCCACATCAGAACCAGCTTTGATGGATTCTGCGTGTAAGGATTTAACGTAAGGAAGGAAGGGGTGAGAATCGCATGCTTTGAGTAATTGAGGGATCACGGTGGGGTCGTGTGTTGTGTCATGGCGAGTTTGTTTATACAAAACAAGAGCCCTTTTCAATGATGCTTGGTTAGTACTGTTGTTCCTTATTGAATGAGACCAATTTGATGGGTTGAAACTTTTTGTGAt belongs to Medicago truncatula cultivar Jemalong A17 chromosome 6, MtrunA17r5.0-ANR, whole genome shotgun sequence and includes:
- the LOC25495637 gene encoding pentatricopeptide repeat-containing protein At3g21470 isoform X2 encodes the protein MQQVKKIGGITKSFNPSNWSHSIRNNSTNQASLKRALVLYKQTRHDTTHDPTVIPQLLKACDSHPFLPYVKSLHAESIKAGSDVDVFIGTAIVAAYAKCGVVCDARKVFDFMHERNAVTWNAMIGGYLRNGDAKSALLAFEEMPGKTRVSWSQMIGGFARNGDTLTARKFFDKVPYELKDVVIWTMMVDGYAKKGEMEDAREVFELMPERNYFVWSSMVCGYCKKGDVMEAEAIFRRIPVRNLEIWNSMIAGYVQNGCGEKALEAFGEMGVDGFEPDEFTVVSVLSACAQLGDLDAGKQMHHMIECKGIAVNQFVLSGLIDMYAKCGDLVNARLVFESCNERNVFCWNAMIAGFAVNGQCNEVLEYLDRMEESNIRPDAVTFITVLSACAHGGLVSEALEVISKMEEYGIEMGIRHYGCMVDLLGRAGRLKEAYELIKRMPMKPNETVLGAMIGACWIHSDMKMAEQVMKMIGVDSAACVNSHNVLLSNIYAASEKWEKSEMIRSSMVDGGSEKIPG
- the LOC25495637 gene encoding pentatricopeptide repeat-containing protein At3g21470 isoform X1; amino-acid sequence: MQQVKKIGGITKSFNPSNWSHSIRNNSTNQASLKRALVLYKQTRHDTTHDPTVIPQLLKACDSHPFLPYVKSLHAESIKAGSDVDVFIGTAIVAAYAKCGVVCDARKVFDFMHERNAVTWNAMIGGYLRNGDAKSALLAFEEMPGKTRVSWSQMIGGFARNGDTLTARKFFDKVPYELKDVVIWTMMVDGYAKKGEMEDAREVFELMPERNYFVWSSMVCGYCKKGDVMEAEAIFRRIPVRNLEIWNSMIAGYVQNGCGEKALEAFGEMGVDGFEPDEFTVVSVLSACAQLGDLDAGKQMHHMIECKGIAVNQFVLSGLIDMYAKCGDLVNARLVFESCNERNVFCWNAMIAGFAVNGQCNEVLEYLDRMEESNIRPDAVTFITVLSACAHGGLVSEALEVISKMEEYGIEMGIRHYGCMVDLLGRAGRLKEAYELIKRMPMKPNETVLGAMIGACWIHSDMKMAEQVMKMIGVDSAACVNSHNVLLSNIYAASEKWEKSEMIRSSMVDGGSEKIPGCSSIILSNSAVDSPSNVP